The window tcagtccagaatcccggttgtcgaattttaaaaagttaaatattgctgcgagtgaggacacagcatagcagctgtttgaagtccgtccagtgaaagaaagagagtgcgcatgctatttgttcttggaaatgaaaaggatagcgatagactcgtatacagtgtgaccagatttagtagaaatctacttttttagtagatttttcgcattttcatggagtttttagtaggaagaaatcctttggtagattttagtagattttggtagttttaaaaatataaccgaggcgattgggaatatggaaattcggatgtctagactgtttctatgaatcaattcattgttcattctcattgaggttctacgttctacgtgtttctagaagaacgtacctacttaaacataataaaatcataaaacttctgtcggctgagaatatatacgaagaatgatggaatatccgaagggtgcctcattgaaaacaagtggtgtgtaaacttccgttgaaaatataccattatctcacatttggtattccattcagtggaaaaaaatatgtctaactggaatttcatcgacaaatttgggtggctgcatatttcagatttcgaatgccaaatgcaagagaatagtttcggctattaaccgcatcaaaacaaaaaatagaaacagatttctaactaaaaatatagcattattataacatgctaaagaagtacttaaagagataggtgattgttgtcgttttcaacctacaaaaaatatgctcgattcgatggatagtgaaaatttatgtatggatgttaaagacgatgatttgactgcagattgatactgatttttcaataattttttttatgatcaaCTGTAGtaattcatttctttatttaatgttatttttatctgaaaaattttagtttttatttctatttatatccttttgtttatttaaatatataaatttgtttgtttatattcgctattttgatcctatttgtttctgttcggttttttttcacctttttttttgtcgttcaaattttgaaataaaatcttgttttattttcgcatGAGATAtcgcattttcatgaaaaattattctgccAAAGAAGACAGTGAGCACTTCTTAGAAAATATAAAAGGCTTCGACTCCAACTCCATACCACCATGCTGGATatcatcaattcaaaaaatttcacgaactatttttgtaaattcCATGTGGCTCAATGCAACGGATCCAATATGCGTGAAACTTCAGCCTGAGAACTGCGGTTGGttcttagatgaatattttaaaccaGTAGGATTCATTGGGGATCATACACCTTTGAAGATAGAAGACATTGTCGAAAGAACTGAAACGGAGAGTGATGATGACGAAGAAGATTCAGAAGTTGGAGATCATAGTTATATGTCCGATGACTTGGAacctgaataatttcaaaaaatttttgtatttataatttttcatgaaaaacagaagtattttttaattgttgtttttcattttgtcgtctaataataaagatgaaatttgcaagataagtattatatatgtattactataaccttcttttttagtaaagattctttagtgtcacataaaaaatatacacacataaataattaattgactattcctctatttcaaaaattatccactccaaaatgatgcatgcatacacgagtctatcgctatccttttcatttagtgtcacataaaaatatacacacatgaataattaattgattaaaaaaaaaattaaataactattcatctattttgataattatctgcTCCAAAATAATGCACGCAtttatccttttcatttccaagaacaataAGCATGggcactctctttctttcactggatgTGTCCTCACTCgtagcaatatttaactttttaaaattcgacaaccgggattctggactgatttttcgtaggcaaccctataccaccgtgttcataatgaaataatctttaatcatattgatttggattaaatagtcaaaccgttgcaaaatgctagtatagattgacctgtttatacctggcaaccgagagttgtgaccggaaaaaaataggcaacctaacgtttgcacattctatgggcttcatactttcgattggtatagaattcatctaataagcaaaccggtgaaatgttcgaaaaaaaaatttttttttattattaattaaacctactctggactaaaatttgttaggcaacccatatgtgatatattcattgttatgttgaattaaatataaaatacgttttatcaaataagcatctcggtgaaggtcattctatatcgggatcctatactatTCAGCAATATCACACCAAAACATACGAATTCAAACTTAACTGAATATCACAAAAATCAAGAATTGAAAAAGACTCATGGTAAAAAAACCTAACGAAAACACAAACTTGGGGTCTAGAAAAGTCCAGAACCTCTTTGATCTCTGGTCACCAGAATACTAAAACCCACAAACACTTCGCAATATAATGATGCGATAGTGGTAGAAGTATGCCTAATTTACGAGATGTTTTCTGCTTGTGTCAGAATTATGTGAAGATCGGCATGTATTTCAAAATTGGCTGGGGTCTAATAAACCCCAGTGTATGTCGCGAGGGTTCTTaacatatcaaattaatttcacgatattcagacaatttttcaataatagaaAAAGTGCCTCCATGAGCGGGGCTAGAACCCGCAACCTTCGAATTACTAGTATTTCGGAGGtcgaggtactttttccagaattaaaaaaaaaattgtctgaatgccgtgaaaataatttgatattACTAACTGGTTTCTCATTATCACTTATCATcaatagatcatcaacatatatcAATACATAAATTCTATGTTCATTATAATAGTTTGTATACAAACATGAATCATTTCTTGGTCTCGGTAAAACCCTCAATAATTAatgttgaattaaatttttcattccagtATTTTGGGGACTTTTTGTGTCCATACAATGACTTATTGAGCTCAACAATTCTTTCAttctcatttcatttcattctcaggcaattttatgaatacattttcgtCGATATGGCCATATGAAAAGGCACCGGTGACATCCATTTGATATATAGGTAAATTCAATTTTGTAGCAATAGCTCCAAATACTTTAAAGGTTAACAATTTTGTAACTGGTGCATAATTTTCATGCTATTCGATTACATCAACCTGTTCGAATCCTCTAGCTACTAATCGGATTTATATTGTAGTGTATTAGcagaatttttgattttgaacaCCCACTTTCTgtcattaactttttcattaggCGGAACCTCACACAATTTCCAGGTATTGTTTTCATTCAGCTTATGTAGTTCTTGGTCCCTAGCTTTTTTCCATTTGTCGGAGTCTTGTCTACTCATGGCCTCCCAGTATAACCTGGATCACTCTCCTCACTAAAACCATAATTACATTTATAAAATGAAGTCTGTTTTCTTACCCTTTTGGTTCCTTCAACAGCTACTTGATTATTTCCATCCATCCTGATCGAATACCTTTCTTATTCCTTGTAAcggtcaattttcaattttcatttatacctCAAGTCAAACCAGATGTGACGCTTCTGATTTCGAGTTCCCAGTCTGATATCGGCTAATCACGGACCGCGATTTCCCAAAGAAGGAAGGGAGTCCTTCATTTTCATGATTCCATTCTCATTGAGAATCAATTAGATTTTGAATTGCGAATGTAAAGAGGTGACTAAAAAGTGAGTGCGTTATTCTAGTGAATGATTTCTATAGATTATCtatatattcattgaatatttcaaaattgcaatttatagaTTTCATGATATTAAACTGAATTTCAGATaattatacatattttttttccgGAAAGTTGTGTAACGAAGTTAAATtagttactagaatcacccggtataatttgccccaagttcagaattcaaaaattattttactagaatcacccagtataatttgccccaggtttagaattccatcattattctaccagtcatatgagtaggtgaaaataaaattttaatctaAAGCaatgaaggtatttttcgtccagtTCAGGgaaattcatttggaataatttccgattgatttatttcatgaaaatataacgatgtaatttaaaatattcacctatgtataaaaacttccgaGCGACACCGAGATAGACATTATCTCTTCAATATAtctcttttttacatgttgtcgtttgTTTTTTATAGGCACACCGCCGATtttgagactcgaaattttccctttccaaccgagattacaagtgaagtatttcggaaaaggaggattagtctcgccggtgtcttcgaagtataaagatattttccgatttactcctgtcggtgTCTTCGAGCTAGATATTTTCtgatagttattgagcggattgTTTTGTGGTTTTTCTGGAGTAACATTTTAGAGTTGAATTTttagtttacaattttttttttgaatgttggacgttttagtgcagTATtatatattcgtgaatttgacacttagctcgtgcacgaaaagaatttgagttcgtgtggTAAAGTGAGAAATTCTTAGGATTAGTAAGACCCGTTTTATTCCTGCCTGTATTAcaggtgactttcctgtgttccatcgctACTTttcgagtgtgatttatttgtaatttattttatttctttgatctttctttctcaagtggagtttgtctgtccggttccttattgcgagcaactcttatttggaactaccaggcaaaagtccttatcttggggagaggggtcgcttatttccgatctccAGATCACTGCGATCTTTTAggttaattaccctgtccggcttgactcgagtcgtgaattggtggatgcgccgaagtataccctgaaggaaatttatttcttagatctttttttctcaagtagagtttgtctgtccgattccttattgcgagcaactcttatttggaactaccaggcaaaactccttatcttggggacaagggtcgcttatttccgatctccagatcactgcggtctttaagGTTAATAACCCTGTCCGGCCTGACTCGGGTCGTGAATTGATGGATGCGacgaagtataccctgaacaAACAACTGAAaaagcaactcttatttggaaataCCAGGCACAACttcttatcttggggagaggggtcgctaaatTTCGAtatccggatcacagcagtatTTTCGGCGACTTACCCTGTTCGGTCTGACTcaagtcgtgaattggtggatgcgccgaagtataccctgagcgaaatttatttcttagatctctctttctcaagtggagtttgtctgtccggttccttattgcgagcaactcttatttggaactaccaggcaaagcTCCTcgtcttggggagaggggtcgctaaattccgatctccggatcacagcagcctttttCGGCGACTtgccctgtccggtctgactctagtcgtgaattggtggatgcgccgacaaataccctgcttgaaatttatttctcagatcCGTCTTTCACAAGTGGAATCTATGTGTCAGGTCCTTagttgcgagcaactcttatttgggaccaccagacagaattccttatcctgtggagaggggtcgcttatttccgattcataTTAActgtggtcatttcggtgagtcaccctgcccagtctgacttgagatttattttggtggatgcacCGACGAATATCCTGATTGGAATTTGTTTCTTAGATCCAattttctcaagtggaatctgtgtgtTGGGTCCTTAACCCAATTAATTAACGCCATTTTTTCCGGCTTTCTTCAATACGATCACAGAAATCCACAGTGAAGTGGTATTTTCTTAAATATTAAAGTATATCCTTCCCGTATTTATTGTCAGATGGCTCTCAGCAACAATAAAATAACCGTTACAACAACAAGTCGGCACTTGTCTGGTGCGTTGAGGTTGTGATACATACATAGTGTTTTCAATATATTCCTGCCGAAGAAGTTATAATTAGACCATTGCATCTTTTGAATGAATAGTGTCTTGTGCGATACGaaacgaaattgaaattacTCACATCGTAATCTGTTACTAATTCGTTGTTGAGTTTGTTGTCCCAATTTTGGGACATTGGCTGGAAGTGATAAATATGAGTAGCAGAAAATATATGACTTTCCGTGACattgaacacatatttgaaGATCCAGAATTTTGGAGAGATACGGATATTGAAGACTAATCAAATGACATCCTTGTTTTGAAATGGAATGACAACAAACCCGTTTCAGTAGCTAGTAATTATAGCTATATTTAGCCATTAGGTGTTGCAAAACGTTATTCTCGTAAAGAGAGAAAACATGTTCGAATTGCAAAACCTAAATTGATACAAGAATATAACTCTTATATGGGCGGAGTAGACATTTGGGACAAGCAAGTATCCCTTTACCGGACAAGAATTCGGTCACAAAAATGGTGGTGGCCTTTATTCACCCAAATGTTGGATGTATCGGTGATAAATACTTGGAAACCATCAAATTGTATATCCTACAGAGATGGCTATACTGCTTGAAGTGCGTAGGAAAATTGTGATGGCATATCTTAGAAGAAATACAGCTTCTGCGCCAAAGAGACCAGGTCAACAGAAGTCCAAATTGCTGGGAGGAAGAGTAGCTGTTGACATAAGATATGGCCAAATAGGTCATTTTGTTTTTCCAATTAAGACTCAAAGGAGATGTGcattttgtggaaaaaaaccACAAGAATCTGCGAAAAATGTAATGTACCACTACACGATATTTGCTTCGTACcattccataaaaaatatttttttttcctaaaaattttttttctgaaattttttttttattttttgttgtgtataatgtttttatgaattaatTTAATGAATGTTGCTATTGAAGTGGTTAAAAGTCATTTTCGTCTTGTTTTTGTTCAAATAGATCTTTATTATATATCATTCCTTTTCAGCCATCGTCCCAAAAATGGGACGCTAATTTTCTGCGCAttgagaaatttttgtttcaaaattttagtgaatatttcattagaGAACACTCGAAAACCagtttatacaaaaaaaaatactagtTTTCATTCTATTTGAGTTCTGGCTAGTATTGGGTtaattgcgagcaactcttatttagGACCACCAGaaagaattccttatcttgtggagagggttcgcttatttccgattcacgaaTAACCGTGCTCATTTCGGTGTGTCACCCTGTCCAGTCTgacttgagatttattttggtggatgcgccgacgaaTACCCTGATTGGGATTTATTCCTTAGATCCAACTTTCTCAAGTAGagtctgtgtgtcgggtcccttattgcgatcaactcttatttgggaccaccaggcagaactctttatcttggggagagggtcGTTTATTttgatctccggatcacagtcGCATTTTCGACAGAGTATCCGACAGATATCCATTTTGTTGGATccgccgatacaagacctgattcgaataTATTGTTCACGCTTGTTTTCTCGAATAAAGAGGTATCAAACCAGaacgtacggaacacaggataggtttGTAACGTTGTCGAGCGAGATTTCTTCAGGTTTTTAAATGATATTCACATATGACTGATAAggcagttttatatttattgtttctATCTTATTTATGTCTCTACATTGAATGCATCGTATTAAACATATTTGCAGGTACCATATCGATGCGTTGTTGCCAGATTTGATATAATTCTTAAAAACTAACTATTTACAATGTTGACTATGTTACATCTCTCCCCTTAAGCTGAAGTCATatcttaattattttttttttctttttcattttttttttttatttttttatacaatataaTTATCTCATTCTATTCAACCTAATCTATAACTAACATTATACCTAACTATCTAATTCTAGTCTACCTAAGCTTACTTAGTTCATCTATTATGTGAGTACATATTAATAAAGAAATACTACTCtttaaagttgattttttttctctctctcaAGTTATAATCATGCTTATTCTTACACATATTCAGACTGAATCTAGCTCTATTAATATCTACAAGATTTTCAGGATCTGTGATTTTCCATGTACCTTCATTTGTtttatcattatgaaatttgaaataactaTTATTGAGCAAAATGATATGTTGTCTAGTTCTTCTGAAAATTCTATTCTCAATATCTATGACATGATAAGATCGTGGTTCCTCACATAAATTAACAATCTTTCCTTCTTTCcaaacatttttatatttaaacaACACCCTATCACCTATTTTTTCCTCTTTCcaaacatttttatatttaaacaACACCCTATCACCTATTTTTCCTTCTGCCAAGTTTTTTACATGtctattataataatttttctgtttcaaccttctattttcaaatttctcacgaataaatttcttatttatCGCTATAGGCTGAAGCAAGTGATCCATTACAGGTATGTCATCTTTCAGACGACGACTGAGTAATAATTGAGCAGGTGATATACCAAAATCATGTCTATCTATTAAATTGCATTTCATACTAATTTCTAACCCTAAAATTGGTTTACCCTGCTCTTctacaattaaaaatttcaaattgtataccTTATTCCTTATATTACAGTTAATATGTATGGATCCTCTTACATCCAGCTTGCATCCACCGTAAGCAACTAAATTCACTTTCtgatttttgtttatttgtagCCCTGAACCACTTTTCTTGCTCTTTATCAGACTTTGAAAAACATTGGCAGGCAGAATATTACATTGAGCTCCAGTGTCGACCTTAAAACACACAATTTTATCATTAATCTTaacattttcagttatttcatttataatgtttaattcagaaatattttcaactatGTCATTTTCTGTCTCTACTATATTTACAGTTTCAAGCAAAAAATTATCACTAGAATCGGAATCTATgaattcttcatttatttcattaaccTCTCTTTTCTTGGATTTAAGGAACTTCTTTTTTATACAACAAGTTTCAAAGTGATTCATTTTCTTGCAAAATCTACATATTTTACCATATGCTGGacatttattttgttcatgattcAAATTGCATTTTTTACAAATTAAATGGACCTGAttctttttattaaaatttgagtTACTTATCTTATTCCGCTCAAAGTTTCCTCGATTTGCCGTGAATATTCCTGGATTGCATCCATTGCCGTTTCCATTCCTTTATTGCCCATTTCCGTTGTCTGCTTACGACTTGTCTCGAAAATTTGGCAAATTTCTTCTGCTTTTGCCATGGTCAAATCTTCAATTTGTAGTAATTTTTCCCGAAGTTGGTTGTCACAAATCCCCATTATCAGCTTGTCTCTCACCATTTCCATGTCCTTTTCATATTCGCACGTTGCTACCTTGGTTTTCAATTCTAATATATATTGCGTCAACGATTGTCCCTCTTTTTGATTCCAGCTTAAGAATTTGTATCTCTCGTAAATCAAATTCTTTTTAGGTTcacaatatttcttgaatttgtcTATAACATCTGCTAATTTCGCTGAACTTCTTAGCTTGAATGTATTATAGATTTCAATACCCTCGTCGCCAATTAAATGCGAAAGTATCGCAACTTTTATACTTTCATCCTCTTCTTTGTCTTTTCCTGATGCTTTCATGTACAGGTTAAATTTCTGTATCCACGTGGACCAACTCTTTGAAATGTTTCCAGAAAAATCCATTGTAGTTGGAGTTCTCAAACCCtccattttcaaaatgaataatttcttgAATACGTTTTATGAATTTATCGTGTTTTACACCTGACACCATGTAACGTTGTCGAGCGAGATTTCTTCAGGTTTTTAAATGATATTCACATATGACTGATAAggcagttttatatttattgtttctATCTTATTTATGTCTCTACATTGAATGCATCGTATTAAACATATTTGCAGGTACCATATCGATGCGTTGTTGCCAGATTTGATATAATTCTTAATAACTAACTATTTACAATGTTGACTATGTTACAGGttgtcacatctgacttattagactgcatttcacatgccaatctgcatgctttccacgcttgtccgcacttgaccgtttttatcattgctcaatttgcctgctcactgcttactcatttctgctgcttgatatacgccacctgctcacctcgcttagttctcattccgtaccgtgttgcattataaatatttgcttttggtgtttagtagccttttgcattattgtatatataggatagtattgtatataatttggtgttgtacctAAGGGAACGAATagtgttaaatatagtgtgtatCATCAGAGTGTCTTTTTTTtgtctcatagacatttaccGCCATCTAGTGAaagaaatcaccactggtcaatctcTCTTatcttagattgaatcgaacccttctccaactgtttaaaagctacccagggtcgataattgTGAGCggcgtaaggaattgcgaccttataaaacccatcgcaattggcgcccgaggtaatatagaaGGGAAAAAGTATATAAtcaacaatccgaagaaagtcgccgtcacagtagatattgaattttatattactTATCAATATATTTAAATCATTTTCCCTCTCTTTTGTTCTTTGGTTCAAGATGGCTGCGAGTAAAGATGTTATGAATGTTGTTCCTCAAAATTCAACATTTAAGTGCGATGTTTGTAAACGCATTATGTCCAAAGTGGGTGTAAAGTGTAATTTATGCCCCAAAGTATTCCATAGTCGATGTGGATCGCGAATTGCTAAATGTTGTGATCGAGAATTATGTATTCATTCCATGAGTGACAAATCTGGGGATGAACAAAATCCGTCATCATTGAAAGACACTGGAACCAAACCTGAAACTCCAGTGATCAAAAAGTAATCTACATCACCagatttttttatgagaattttaTCGAAATTAGAAGACAAAATGGTATTTTTGTAGAGAATAATGCAGTCTTGAGGTTCAAGATTTCTGTTTTGGAAAAACAATCGAGTGAAAAAACCGAAATTATTTCAGATCTCAATAAGAAGTTAGATATATCTATAAAAAATCTGGTAACGATATCGACAATTCAAGTAAACAAAAACAATATATATCTACGTCACAGGTCACATCAGTTCAAAGAATCGCCGCACCTGAGCAGGTCAAGCGTCCCCAGTTGGCCCAGTCTTCAAATAGTTCAAACGCTAATCGTGCGAAACAGATAAAACAGTCAACATCTGCTGCTGTAAACAACCAGATAaaagacgtttatgaaaaattagCCTCATCGACGTCGTCTGTTATGAATCCAAAAGGTAAGTCTGACAATTCTTAAAATATTTCTGTAAGTAATGCAGATTGGTCAATGATTGCGGATAGAAGAGCGAGAAAAATGGTTAAAAATGGCGGCGTATGAGAGTGACATTGATGCGAGTTCCCAAAAAGATGGGGGAAATAGTGAGATTAagagcacgttcacatgacaagcggtcTACGCGCGGTTGAATGAGCGGTTgataattggataccgttcacatggaacGCGGTTGCCAAGCGGTGACCGCTCGTTGCCGTAACGGCCCGTAatcagtttgaattctacattttggtttgaatctggattcagtatcagatttaggtgaaaattaaacgtttttaagttttgataggtaattatagatcgaatagtttctattattcatcaatcaAAACTGATCCTACTTAAATCATCTTCGTTTTGCCGATGACATCGTCCTAATAAGTAGCAACATGCAGGAATTGACCGAGATGTTGAAACAACTTATTGATGCTCCGAAAAAAATCGGtatgaaaattaatgtttcgaagaccaaacttatcaacaacaccacagaacacataaacattgacggcacacaacttgaaaatgtagaagaatatatatatttaagacactcaataagaattggcaaagaaaatcaaacagcagagataaaaagaagaatcaggctaacttggatggttttggaaagatgaaatatatatattcaggaataacgacatcccaataaaaattaaaaggaaagttttcgatgcctgcatattaccggtagcgacatatggcctggaaactatggcaataactaagaagaccgcaaaccagctgagggtgatgcagagagcgatggaaagaactatgctcaatgtctgtcttagagacagaaaaaggaatgaagaaatccgacaaagaactagagtcgtagatattatagcgcgtgttgcagaattgaagtggcagtgggcaggacacgtggctcgacaggaaaaaaaaatgtaaattaaattcaacacaaacagcagctagaatacagttctttaaagtttttcaatagactgcctaatgaaatcaaagaaataaataattataaaccatttaagaatataatattcaattcattgttgaataattataattagaaccatatacttagtatagtagatttctgctgttaagtggtaggtgaatgttattttgatactatttctcttcatttgtatttgttctacgtgtatctcatgatttcta is drawn from Harmonia axyridis chromosome 7, icHarAxyr1.1, whole genome shotgun sequence and contains these coding sequences:
- the LOC123685479 gene encoding uncharacterized protein LOC123685479 isoform X1 translates to MNHFETCCIKKKFLKSKKREVNEINEEFIDSDSSDNFLLETVNIVETENDIVENISELNIINEITENVKINDKIVCFKVDTGAQCNILPANVFQSLIKSKKSGSGLQINKNQKVNLVAYGGCKLDVRGSIHINCNIRNKVYNLKFLIVEEQGKPILGLEISMKCNLIDRHDFGISPAQLLLSRRLKDDIPVMDHLLQPIAINKKFIREKFENRRLKQKNYYNRHVKNLAEGKIGDRVLFKYKNVWKEGKIVNLCEEPRSYHVIDIENRIFRRTRQHIILLNNSYFKFHNDKTNEGTWKITDPENLVDINRARFSLNMCKNKHDYNLRERKKINFKE
- the LOC123685479 gene encoding uncharacterized protein LOC123685479 isoform X2 — encoded protein: MEGLRTPTTMDFSGNISKSWSTWIQKFNLYMKASGKDKEEDESIKVAILSHLIGDEGIEIYNTFKLRSSAKLADVIDKFKKYCEPKKNLIYERYKFLSWNQKEGQSLTQYILELKTKVATCEYEKDMEMVRDKLIMGICDNQLREKLLQIEDLTMAKAEEICQIFETSRKQTTEMGNKGMETAMDAIQEYSRQIEETLSGIR